In the genome of Methylobacter sp. YRD-M1, the window CGGGGTCGCGGTGAAAGCAAAATAAGAGGCATTGCCGCGCATCTTGCGTGACTGCATGGCTTGCAGGATCTTATCCTGGGCATCCAGGCCTTCTTCCTCGCCATTCTCGCTTTTACCCATCGCCCTATTCATGTTGTCATGCGCAGAGCCGCTCTGGGAACTGTGGGCTTCATCGATGATCACCGCAAAACGCTTGTCGCTCAAGTCGGCAATGCCATCGATGATAAAGGGAAATTTCTGAATGGTCGTGATGATAATTTTCTTGCCCTGTTCCAAGGCGTTTTTCAGTTCCGATGACTTGAACGCCGGGGCAATGATATTTTTCACTTCGGAAAATTCCTTGATGTTCTCGCGCAGTTGCTTATCCAGCAAGCGGCGGTCAGTAACGACAATTACCGAATCGAACAAAGGCTGTTCCAGGCTTTTAGCGCCGGGCGTTTCCAGACTAGTTGGATAGGCTTCAATCAGCTGATAGGCTGCCCAGGTAATGGAATTGGACTTACCCGAGCCGGCCGAGTGCTGAATCAGGTAGGTTTGTCCCACGCCTTTTTCACCGGTATGCGCCACCAGTTTGCGCACCACATCCAGCTGATGGTAGCGTGGAAAGAATAGCATGCGCTTGGGCAACGGTTCTTTGCTGCTGCCATCGAGCCGCACAAAATGCTGGATGATATTGGCAATGCTCTCTTTACTGAACACTTCTTGCCATAGATAAGAGGTTTTATGACCACTTAGGTTAGGCGGATTGCCTGCGCCGAAGTTATAGCCCTTGTTGAACGGTAAAAAGAAGGTGGTTTTACCGGCCAGCTTGGTGGTCATGTAGACCTCATCGGTATCCACAGCCATATGCACCAGACAGCGGCCGAAATGCAGCAAGGGCTGGGTAATATCGCGGTCATCACGGTACTGTTTCTGGCCGTGATAACGGGCGGTTTGGCCGGTCCAAGGATTTTTTAGCTCCAGTGTGGCGAACGGCAGACCGTTAATGAACAGCACCAGATCGATTTCTTCCAGGGTATTGGTCAGCGAATAGCGTACTTGACGGGTGCTGCTGAAGATATTTTCGGCAAAGTTCTGCTTCACCTTGTCGGAACTGCTGGCCAGCGGTGCCGGATACATCAGATGCAGATGCGCATCATCGACGCTCAATCCTTTCTTCAGCAAATGCAGCAGACCGTATTTTTTGATCAGGCGGTCGAAGCGTTCCAGCACTTTGAGCTGCCAATCGGTTCCGCTTTTTTGCAGTTTTTCCAGTTCTTCGTGCTGAGTTTTTTCCAGAAACGCCCAGAACCGTTTGCTGTCGATTACATAACGGGCACTGAAATCCTGAGGCAAGCCGAGCTGGTAACCGTGATTATGACTGAATGGTACCTCGTTGCCTTCAGCAATGGCCTTTTGCGCTTCCAGGCAGGTGCCGGTCAATTGTTTTTCGATCGCAGCTTCCAGAGCCTGTTCATTGGTTTGACTGACCATGCTGATTCCTTATGCCATGCTGTCTTCGACAAGTTCGCCTTCGACAGGCTCAAGCATCGGGGCTTCGGTGACCCTTCCTCCGACAAGCTCAGGTACTTTGATTTTGCCAGTCACAGCACTGTTGATCAGAGTGGCTTTGTATTCCTTGAGTTTGTCGATTTGCTGTTGCTGTATTGCGATAGCCTTGTCGATTTTGGCCGATTCAGTTTCGATATGGGCAACTATAGCCGTCTGTTCTTCAACAGGGGGAACTACTGTCGCCAATTGTTTGAATTCGCCCCAATACAGTCTTTTTCGAAAATCGGTAATTCCTTTTGAATATCGATTCATTTGTTGAATAAATTCAGGACATCGGTATTGATATTCGAAATATGAAGACTCAATTTTTTCATTTGGTATAGCGATGATATATGCGGGACTTACCATTCCTTTAACCTTGACAGCACCTATAGCCCCCTGCCAAGCGCGCATCATATTGAAGACTATATCGCCAGGCTGTACCAAATTGTATTTGGCCTTGTCTTCAATTTTAATTCGTCCACGAATATTTTCGTCTTCTGATATTTCTTCTGATGAAACAGCCGTGTGTATCGAAACAGATAATAAAGGCAAACTGTCTTCACCAGGTTCAATTCTTTCTCTGAATAAAGCACGGTTTGCCAATATAGTCCAATGCAACGGTATCTCACCAATCCAGTTCACACCAGAGTGGTGCATCGGAGCGTCAGGATTCAGGCCGCGAATTACGGCGTTCTGGATCAGGATTTGTTTGCGCTCTTTGAGTAGGGTGATCTGTTTTTCCTTAATCGTCACGGCCTGATCGATTTGCGCGATTTTACGATCCAGAAAGGCGGCGATAGTGGTTTGTTCGAAGAGAGGAGGAACTCCCATAACAACCGCTTTCATTTCGTCATAGCGTGTAGTCCAAAGATCAGCAACAATCCCGTGACCCATACGATAAAACTCTTCAATAAAAGCATAGCTTTTCAAAAGATAATGGCAGTATTGTCGATTAATGCCTTTTGGCTCTAAAACAATATTGATTAGTGAAACTGAACCATCTCTATCAGAAATCCCACTAGAGCCTTTTCGGTCAGATCGGCTATTAATAACAAAATCGCCTTTTTTCACTAACTTTCTATTGTCGCCATCATTGGTTTTTGCAGCATTC includes:
- a CDS encoding restriction endonuclease subunit S, which translates into the protein MIEQLTVMPKYEAYKDSGVEWLGAIPEHWDLARLGTCFDERRQKVSDKDFLPLSVTKNGILPQLENAAKTNDGDNRKLVKKGDFVINSRSDRKGSSGISDRDGSVSLINIVLEPKGINRQYCHYLLKSYAFIEEFYRMGHGIVADLWTTRYDEMKAVVMGVPPLFEQTTIAAFLDRKIAQIDQAVTIKEKQITLLKERKQILIQNAVIRGLNPDAPMHHSGVNWIGEIPLHWTILANRALFRERIEPGEDSLPLLSVSIHTAVSSEEISEDENIRGRIKIEDKAKYNLVQPGDIVFNMMRAWQGAIGAVKVKGMVSPAYIIAIPNEKIESSYFEYQYRCPEFIQQMNRYSKGITDFRKRLYWGEFKQLATVVPPVEEQTAIVAHIETESAKIDKAIAIQQQQIDKLKEYKATLINSAVTGKIKVPELVGGRVTEAPMLEPVEGELVEDSMA